One region of Polaribacter pectinis genomic DNA includes:
- a CDS encoding methyltransferase domain-containing protein, with translation MEQIYELNLWGNNNSGFYSGDGSHKPEIINPYINVVKEFLTSLDKPIIVCDLGCGDFNVGKELVKYTKKYVAVDIVFNLILQNKEKFTVENLEFHCLDIAKDNLPKGDCAIVRQVLQHLSNVEVENIVHKLSNFKYIILTEHLPNESFEPNKDIISGQGIRIKKQSGVNLLKAPFNFKVKKEKQLLSIKLEDDKGVIVTTFFQVY, from the coding sequence ATGGAACAGATTTATGAGTTAAACCTTTGGGGAAATAATAATTCAGGTTTTTATTCAGGAGATGGCTCTCATAAGCCAGAAATAATAAATCCATATATAAATGTTGTAAAAGAGTTTCTAACTTCTTTAGATAAACCAATTATAGTTTGCGATTTAGGTTGTGGAGATTTTAATGTTGGTAAAGAGCTTGTAAAATATACCAAAAAATACGTAGCTGTAGATATTGTTTTTAATTTAATACTTCAAAATAAAGAAAAATTTACAGTAGAAAATTTAGAATTCCATTGTTTAGATATTGCAAAAGACAATTTGCCAAAAGGAGATTGTGCAATTGTTAGACAAGTGTTACAGCATTTATCCAATGTAGAAGTAGAAAACATTGTACATAAGCTGTCTAATTTTAAATATATTATACTAACCGAACATTTGCCAAATGAATCTTTTGAGCCGAATAAAGATATTATTTCTGGACAAGGAATTAGAATAAAAAAACAAAGTGGAGTTAATCTCTTAAAAGCACCATTTAATTTTAAAGTTAAAAAAGAAAAGCAATTATTATCTATTAAATTAGAAGATGATAAAGGTGTTATTGTAACGACTTTTTTTCAGGTTTATTGA
- a CDS encoding B12-binding domain-containing radical SAM protein, whose amino-acid sequence MQSKVLFITPPFTQLNTAYPASAYIKGFLEEQGISVPHCDLSIELFTAIFSSSFLRDVFKEAEDLENYNFPEVSRMKKLYISRVDVVISFLQKNDIETAKEILKEGFLPNGHRLKHVNNEIKWEVGEIGIIDKAKHYGTLFIEEIGDFIQANVDEFFAFTKYAEQIATAASSFDELDELLTYQPTLIEDEMMNILEAQIIEHSPNLICFTIPFPGNLFSALRCSQFIKQFFPGISVAFGGGYCNTELRSLSDPRIFEFIDFISLDDGEGPLLKIVNYINGNIDINELERTFVLENKKVVYKNKLPNTIYHHKNLPAPNYSGLPFNKYVSFLDVVNPMHRMWTDARWNKLTISHGCYWKQCSFCDVTLDYIGNYQNTTAIDLVDKIEKIIKDTGITGFHFVDEAAPPKMLRALSKELIKRNVNITWWTNIRFEKTFDFELCEIMAKSGCIAVTGGLEVASDRLLSKMKKGVDIEQVTRVTNNFSLNKIMVHAYLMYGFPTETEQETIDSLEVVRQLFEKNCIQSAYWHQFTTTVHSPIGKNPDEFGIEVTGPVFKGFAQNDLYHRDPQGADHPKYTKGLNIALNQYLNNTGYDKDLQNWFDFPVSKTSHPKELIESFLVEVVH is encoded by the coding sequence ATGCAATCTAAAGTCCTTTTTATTACACCACCTTTTACACAGTTAAATACTGCTTATCCTGCGTCAGCCTACATAAAAGGTTTTTTAGAAGAACAAGGTATTTCTGTTCCTCATTGCGATTTAAGTATAGAGTTATTTACAGCTATTTTTTCGAGCTCTTTTTTAAGAGATGTTTTTAAAGAAGCAGAAGATTTAGAAAATTACAACTTTCCAGAAGTTTCTAGAATGAAAAAATTATACATTTCTAGAGTAGATGTAGTAATTAGTTTTCTTCAGAAAAACGATATTGAAACTGCAAAAGAAATCTTAAAAGAAGGTTTTTTACCAAATGGACATAGGTTAAAACATGTAAATAACGAAATTAAATGGGAAGTTGGCGAAATAGGAATCATAGACAAAGCCAAACATTATGGAACACTTTTTATTGAAGAAATAGGCGATTTTATTCAAGCTAATGTAGATGAGTTTTTTGCATTTACAAAATATGCAGAGCAAATAGCAACAGCGGCAAGTAGTTTTGATGAATTGGATGAGTTGTTAACGTATCAGCCAACGTTAATAGAAGATGAAATGATGAACATTTTAGAAGCTCAAATTATAGAACATTCGCCAAATTTAATATGTTTTACAATCCCTTTTCCAGGAAATTTATTTTCAGCTTTACGGTGTTCTCAATTTATAAAACAATTTTTTCCAGGTATTTCTGTAGCTTTTGGTGGAGGCTATTGCAATACAGAACTACGTTCACTTTCCGATCCAAGAATTTTTGAATTTATAGATTTTATTTCTTTAGATGATGGAGAGGGGCCTTTGTTAAAAATAGTCAATTATATAAATGGAAATATTGATATAAATGAATTGGAAAGAACTTTTGTGTTAGAAAATAAGAAGGTAGTTTACAAGAACAAATTACCAAATACCATTTATCATCATAAAAATTTACCTGCGCCAAATTATTCTGGTTTGCCTTTTAATAAGTATGTTTCTTTTTTAGATGTAGTAAATCCAATGCACAGAATGTGGACAGATGCAAGGTGGAATAAATTAACAATTTCGCATGGATGTTATTGGAAACAATGCTCTTTTTGCGATGTTACTTTAGATTATATTGGTAATTACCAAAATACAACTGCTATAGATTTAGTAGATAAAATAGAAAAAATAATTAAAGATACTGGCATTACTGGTTTTCATTTTGTTGATGAAGCTGCGCCACCTAAAATGTTGCGAGCATTATCCAAAGAATTAATAAAACGTAATGTAAATATTACTTGGTGGACCAATATTAGGTTCGAAAAAACATTCGATTTTGAATTATGCGAAATTATGGCAAAATCTGGTTGCATTGCAGTAACTGGCGGATTAGAAGTTGCATCAGATAGATTATTGTCTAAAATGAAAAAAGGGGTTGACATTGAGCAGGTAACAAGAGTTACCAATAATTTTTCTCTAAATAAAATTATGGTTCATGCGTATTTAATGTATGGTTTTCCTACAGAGACCGAACAAGAAACTATAGACTCTTTAGAAGTTGTAAGGCAATTATTTGAAAAGAATTGCATTCAGTCTGCATATTGGCATCAATTTACAACCACAGTTCACAGTCCAATTGGAAAAAATCCAGATGAGTTTGGTATAGAAGTTACTGGTCCAGTTTTTAAAGGATTTGCACAAAACGATTTATACCACAGAGATCCACAAGGAGCAGATCACCCAAAATATACAAAAGGGTTAAATATAGCGTTAAACCAATATTTGAACAATACGGGTTATGACAAGGATTTACAAAATTGGTTCGATTTTCCGGTTTCTAAAACAAGTCACCCAAAAGAATTAATAGAAAGCTTTTTAGTTGAAGTAGTTCACTAA
- the gcvP gene encoding aminomethyl-transferring glycine dehydrogenase, which yields MNTNSFQLRHIGPNTEEQKKMLQTIKADSLEQLISETVPDNILLKEDLDLAPAMSEYEYLGHIKELSEKNKVFKSYIGLGYHEAIVPSVIQRNILENPGWYTAYTPYQAEIAQGRLEALLNYQTMICDLTGMELANASLLDESTAAAEAMALLFDVRERSKKKAGANKFFVSEEILPQTLSLLQTRSTPIGIELIIGNHEEFDFSDDFFGAILQYPGKLGQVFDYESFVSKANNNDIKVAVAADILSLVKLKAPGDFGASVVVGTTQRFGIPLGYGGPHAAYFATKEAYKRSIPGRIIGVTKDTNGKRALRMALQTREQHIKRERATSNICTAQVLLAVMAGMYAVYHGKKGIQFIAESVHNKTKLVADYLDKAGFKQLNSSYFDTLLVEIDAVRLKPVAESFKVNFNYVSDKLVSISINEATTQKDLMTLFTIFGQLKERPNPLNEDFSGSFSQILTQEPFHSDFEVISESVVRKSSFLDNEIFNTYQSETDMMRYIKKLERKDLALNHSMISLGSCTMKLNAASEMLPLSDPQWGNIHPFVPLNQAQGYQEVLQKLEHQLNIITGFAGTSLQPNSGAQGEFAGLMTIRAYHQSRNDSHRNICLIPASAHGTNPASAVMAGMKVVVTKTAENGNIDVADLREKAELHKDNLAALMVTYPSTHGVYEKEIKEITQIIHDNGGQVYMDGANMNAQVGLTNPATIGADVCHLNLHKTFAIPHGGGGPGVGPICVAPQLVPFLPTNPIVKTGGKHAITAISGAPWGSALACLISYGYITMLGFRGLTNSTKNAILNANYIKERLNGHYDTLYTGDKGRAAHEMIIDCRDFKNNGIEVVDIAKRLMDYGFHAPTVSFPVGGTMMIEPTESESLAELDRFCDAMISIREEIKNASKEDENNPLKNAPHTQEMLTSDEWTLPYTRKQAAFPLEYIADNKFWPSVRRVDDAFGDRNLICSCNPIEDYM from the coding sequence ATGAATACAAATTCGTTTCAACTTCGACACATTGGTCCTAATACAGAGGAACAAAAAAAAATGTTACAAACTATTAAAGCTGATAGTTTAGAACAATTAATTTCAGAAACTGTTCCTGACAATATTCTTCTTAAAGAAGATTTAGACTTGGCTCCTGCCATGAGTGAATATGAATATTTAGGACATATTAAAGAGTTGTCTGAAAAAAATAAAGTTTTTAAAAGTTACATTGGTTTAGGGTACCATGAAGCAATTGTACCAAGTGTAATTCAACGTAACATTCTTGAAAACCCAGGTTGGTATACTGCTTACACGCCTTACCAAGCAGAAATAGCACAAGGTAGATTAGAAGCTTTGTTAAATTACCAAACTATGATTTGTGATTTAACAGGAATGGAATTGGCAAACGCTTCTCTTTTAGATGAAAGTACAGCTGCTGCTGAAGCAATGGCTTTATTATTTGATGTTAGAGAACGTTCAAAGAAGAAAGCTGGTGCAAATAAGTTTTTTGTTTCTGAAGAAATTTTACCGCAAACTTTATCTTTATTACAAACCAGATCTACTCCTATTGGAATTGAACTTATTATTGGAAATCATGAAGAATTTGATTTTTCTGATGACTTTTTCGGTGCAATTTTACAATATCCAGGAAAATTAGGTCAGGTTTTTGACTATGAATCTTTTGTTTCAAAAGCAAATAACAACGATATAAAAGTAGCTGTTGCTGCAGATATTTTATCTTTAGTAAAGTTAAAAGCACCAGGAGATTTTGGTGCTTCTGTTGTTGTAGGAACCACACAACGTTTTGGAATTCCATTAGGTTATGGAGGACCTCATGCTGCTTATTTTGCTACTAAAGAAGCTTATAAAAGAAGTATTCCTGGAAGAATTATTGGTGTTACCAAAGATACAAATGGTAAGCGTGCTTTAAGAATGGCACTGCAGACCAGAGAACAACATATTAAAAGAGAAAGAGCAACTTCTAACATTTGTACTGCGCAAGTTTTACTGGCGGTTATGGCAGGAATGTATGCTGTTTATCATGGAAAAAAGGGAATTCAATTTATTGCAGAATCTGTTCATAATAAAACAAAATTAGTTGCAGATTATTTAGATAAAGCTGGCTTTAAACAATTAAACTCCTCTTATTTTGATACTTTATTAGTTGAAATCGATGCTGTGAGATTAAAACCTGTTGCCGAATCTTTTAAGGTAAACTTTAATTATGTTTCTGATAAATTGGTTTCTATTTCTATAAACGAAGCTACTACTCAAAAAGATTTAATGACGTTATTTACCATTTTTGGTCAATTAAAAGAGCGTCCGAATCCATTAAACGAAGATTTTAGCGGAAGCTTTAGTCAGATTTTAACGCAAGAACCTTTTCATTCAGACTTTGAAGTAATTTCTGAAAGTGTCGTAAGGAAATCTTCTTTCCTTGACAACGAAATATTTAATACGTACCAATCTGAAACAGATATGATGCGTTATATTAAAAAATTAGAGCGTAAAGATTTAGCATTAAATCATTCTATGATATCTTTAGGATCATGTACAATGAAATTGAATGCCGCGTCAGAAATGTTACCTTTAAGTGATCCTCAATGGGGAAATATCCACCCATTTGTTCCTTTAAATCAGGCGCAAGGTTACCAAGAAGTTTTACAAAAATTAGAGCATCAACTAAATATTATTACTGGTTTTGCTGGCACATCTTTACAACCAAATTCTGGTGCACAAGGAGAGTTTGCAGGCCTAATGACTATTAGAGCATATCATCAATCAAGAAATGATTCTCATAGAAACATTTGCTTGATTCCTGCATCTGCTCATGGAACAAACCCTGCTTCTGCTGTAATGGCTGGTATGAAAGTTGTTGTAACTAAAACCGCCGAAAATGGAAATATTGATGTTGCAGATTTACGCGAAAAAGCAGAATTACATAAAGATAATTTAGCTGCGTTGATGGTAACTTACCCATCAACTCACGGAGTTTACGAAAAAGAAATTAAAGAAATTACGCAAATTATTCATGATAATGGCGGACAAGTTTACATGGATGGCGCAAATATGAACGCACAAGTTGGCTTAACAAACCCTGCAACTATTGGCGCAGATGTTTGTCATTTAAACTTGCATAAAACATTTGCAATTCCACATGGAGGTGGAGGACCTGGAGTTGGACCAATTTGTGTTGCTCCACAATTAGTTCCGTTTTTACCAACGAATCCTATTGTAAAAACTGGTGGAAAACATGCAATTACTGCAATTTCAGGCGCACCTTGGGGTTCTGCTTTAGCTTGTTTAATTTCTTACGGTTATATTACAATGTTAGGTTTTAGAGGATTGACAAATTCTACTAAAAATGCAATTTTAAATGCAAACTATATTAAAGAACGTTTAAATGGACATTATGATACCTTATATACTGGAGATAAAGGACGTGCTGCTCATGAAATGATTATTGATTGTAGAGATTTTAAAAATAACGGAATTGAAGTAGTTGACATTGCAAAACGTTTAATGGATTATGGTTTTCACGCGCCAACAGTTTCTTTCCCAGTTGGAGGAACTATGATGATTGAACCTACAGAGTCTGAATCTTTAGCAGAATTAGACCGTTTTTGTGATGCCATGATTTCTATTCGCGAAGAAATTAAAAATGCATCTAAAGAGGATGAGAATAATCCTTTAAAAAATGCACCTCATACACAAGAAATGTTAACTTCAGATGAATGGACTTTACCATACACAAGAAAACAAGCTGCTTTTCCTTTAGAATATATTGCTGACAATAAATTTTGGCCTTCGGTTAGAAGAGTAGATGATGCATTTGGAGACAGAAACTTAATATGTTCTTGTAACCCAATAGAAGATTACATGTAG